In a genomic window of Thioalkalivibrio sp. XN279:
- a CDS encoding SdrD B-like domain-containing protein — protein MIPERAIQARARSGRTVVRLLAAAMLLLVSLPALAVNCLDAPYFGVIDGNFVAPPSQIQVDGNCTVRNFPASNPLTTNFSFLTQPGQTQERWLVVFDNVVHLGNMSCNATHEHKIWFTNGSSSRIRANCQNLLIPVEKIDKQNPAGQVTAAIGAPFTYRLVIPVLFDPATGNVINFAGSPNQLHGITIWDDLNETGADLTYLSHEAYWLESGAEVPHTFSNTDGLLTFVIDPVIPAETQMVIDITVVLDDSPANVIGTQFINTAKWQFGRLIDGVFYQPLPGEWGVTPPMTIAGPDLVVDKTGPATLNLGELGEFVLDVRNIGNSDAWNTRLADQLPDGASGGMCDFAPVVQSAQVFAADGVTPVPGKGPLVQGTDYFLSFSSAPACELELEILTPAGVIGAGERLVVRYQGRIDSDTQDGIALTNVAGAVEWFHGAPGSPSRYQFTRELTDGTVGVVDHEDAHTVTVALSGLFFEKSVANLSTGTNPAGTARPGDVLRYTLRLRTLDDALENLTFRDDLGSLNTLPVFVPGSLALVPGSIPPGADTSNTNPAGGTNGAGLLDIRNLQLPAGGAIQVQFDITLRPELSDGDVALNQAELIFGGSQLALSDDPNINGPADPAVPGDEDPTRVVIETDPPQGLAKANTQATAAIGERFSYRVTVPAVPHATAVYDARIIDDLSASAADLRFVGVSKVSGSGAWTPVNTGTDTALVIEDPVNGIDIPAGEQAVIEITVELLDTAANVAGLAFTNTASYTYNLRNDDPGSVRPGDPGTTEPMTIVEPQLTLEKSGPTRMVPNGAPADFTLDVHNTGTSPAYRLTLIDRLPDTAGGGMCDVAPAALTLQLFQADGVTPVAPVLVAGSDYTVDFAGTPACTMTLTMLSAAAAIGPDQRLLVRYQAALDVGTQENIGLTNVAGATRWFSNDAAAPGAEVREYLRPLTNGTVGVLDHEDAHTVAVFAPVLRFDKTVANVTRGDDPGTLASPGDTLRYRLVIENLGETPVEDFSIIDQLDRLNVPQAFQPGSLRLVTVPAGADTASTDPSGGDAGTGLLDVRNLSLAGPGDSVTIEFEVALAPVLANGRAVLNQSQMLVDQTVVWQSDDPNVNGPSDPGVDGDEDPTRIVIESAPAFEVHKVSAYLDGDPAILLAGERLRYTVTVRNIGSDDAADTLLRDEIPVNTRYVPGSTTLNGAPVPDGPAASAPLSNGILINTPEDPTPGLLRAAPAETPGNTATLTFDVTVNEDVIDGTVIANQAFVSAPAGGINGQPSDDPRTPIVDDPTRDVVGNAPALWAEKTVALLVDAGTPGIVDPGDVLRYTITVYNFGNVPATGAVVRDPIPPDTTYQADTLYLNELPVGQPDGGVSPLIAGVDVSSEDLTPPLPDTGSGTLSPGGAAQIRFDVRVDDAVLSGTIIRNQAVVATQELSDQLTDGDGNPSNGAQPTEIVVGDAQQLAITKQVAVVGGGLALPGTTLEYVVEVRNIASVPAQAVVITDDLDLPVAGQLSLVDGSASMNGSGAAISVAGPVLVADYSSVYGPLAPGGVVQLRFRAVLDEALAVGTTVTNTAVVEWNTPAQSASASVSIDVGGVAGVGIVNGVAWHDVDFNRVQGAGEPALEGWVVNLYRNDQLVHTTLTDAGGAYRISGIAPNDANGDRYELRFRAPDAGSLSAMLGDGDSPFTNGPQSIADIAVASGSNLQDLNLPITPNGVVYNAMLRTSVAGAALTMQYAGSETPLPASCFADPVQQGQVTRGDGYYKFDLDLSDPACAGTGYIIAVAAPADGFIPGQSRIIPPASDGATPAFSVPACPGTAADAVPATAAHCEAQVSGLAPPPSVPGRTAGTSYYLHLGLDDSQPPGSSEIFNNHIPLDPVLDGAVAISKTTPVLNVSRGQLVPYLITVNNVFGAELLDISIVDRFPAGFRYVEGSARIDGMPAEPAVAGRELTWDNLGIDEEGTRTVALLLAVGAGVGEGEFVNRAQAVHSLTGGALSGEATATVRVVPDPTFDCTDVTGKVFDDANRNQVQDAGERGLPGIRLATARGLVATTDEHGRFHITCAVTPREGRGSNFILKLDDRTLPSGYRMSTEQVMVERATRGKALRFNFGASLHRVVSLDIADAVFQPGTAQMRPQWQPRIELLVAELKKAPAVLRLSYLADLEDPGLVERRLEAVKQQVTDAWETLDCCYELSIEQEIFWRRGAPADKVALPGRDAP, from the coding sequence ATGATCCCCGAACGGGCAATACAAGCGCGAGCGCGCAGCGGCAGGACGGTGGTCCGACTGCTGGCCGCAGCAATGCTGCTGCTGGTGTCGCTGCCCGCGCTGGCGGTGAATTGCCTGGATGCGCCTTATTTCGGAGTGATAGACGGCAACTTCGTGGCGCCGCCCAGCCAGATCCAGGTCGACGGCAACTGCACCGTCAGGAATTTCCCGGCCTCCAACCCGCTGACCACGAACTTCAGTTTCCTGACGCAACCGGGCCAGACGCAGGAACGCTGGCTGGTGGTGTTCGACAACGTCGTGCACCTCGGCAACATGTCCTGCAACGCCACGCACGAGCACAAGATCTGGTTCACCAACGGCTCCTCCAGCAGGATCCGCGCGAACTGCCAGAACCTGCTCATCCCCGTCGAGAAGATCGACAAGCAGAACCCTGCGGGCCAGGTCACCGCCGCGATCGGCGCGCCGTTCACCTACCGCCTGGTCATCCCGGTGCTGTTCGACCCGGCCACGGGCAACGTCATCAACTTCGCCGGCTCGCCGAACCAGCTGCACGGCATCACCATCTGGGACGATCTCAACGAGACCGGCGCCGACCTGACCTACCTCAGCCACGAGGCTTACTGGCTGGAGAGCGGCGCCGAAGTGCCGCACACCTTCTCCAATACCGACGGCCTGCTCACTTTCGTCATCGACCCGGTCATTCCCGCCGAGACCCAGATGGTCATCGACATCACGGTGGTGCTCGACGACTCGCCGGCGAACGTGATCGGCACGCAGTTCATCAACACCGCCAAGTGGCAGTTCGGTCGGCTCATCGACGGCGTGTTCTACCAGCCGCTGCCGGGCGAGTGGGGCGTCACGCCGCCCATGACGATCGCGGGGCCCGACCTGGTGGTCGACAAGACCGGCCCGGCGACCCTGAACCTCGGCGAGCTGGGAGAGTTCGTCCTCGACGTCCGCAATATCGGGAACAGCGACGCCTGGAACACCAGGCTGGCAGACCAGCTGCCCGACGGCGCGAGCGGTGGCATGTGCGACTTTGCGCCTGTCGTCCAGAGCGCGCAGGTATTCGCCGCCGACGGCGTCACGCCGGTGCCCGGCAAGGGCCCGCTGGTCCAAGGGACGGATTACTTCCTCAGCTTCAGCAGCGCTCCGGCCTGCGAGCTGGAGCTCGAGATCCTCACGCCGGCCGGCGTCATCGGCGCCGGCGAGCGCCTGGTCGTCCGCTACCAGGGCAGGATCGACAGCGACACCCAGGACGGCATAGCGCTGACCAATGTCGCCGGTGCGGTCGAATGGTTCCATGGCGCCCCGGGCAGCCCCTCGCGCTACCAGTTCACGCGCGAGCTGACCGACGGCACCGTCGGCGTGGTCGACCACGAGGATGCCCATACCGTCACGGTGGCGCTGTCGGGGCTGTTCTTCGAGAAGTCGGTGGCCAACCTGAGCACCGGCACGAACCCGGCCGGGACGGCCCGGCCGGGCGACGTGCTGCGCTACACCCTGCGCCTGCGGACCCTCGACGACGCGCTCGAGAATCTCACCTTCCGCGACGACCTCGGGTCGCTCAACACGCTGCCGGTGTTCGTGCCGGGCTCGCTGGCGCTGGTGCCCGGCAGCATCCCGCCGGGCGCCGACACCTCGAACACCAACCCGGCCGGCGGAACCAACGGCGCCGGCCTGCTCGATATCCGCAACCTGCAATTGCCTGCGGGCGGCGCGATCCAGGTCCAGTTCGATATCACCCTGCGGCCGGAGCTCAGCGACGGCGACGTGGCCCTGAACCAGGCCGAGCTCATCTTTGGCGGCAGCCAGCTGGCCCTCAGCGACGATCCGAACATCAACGGCCCCGCCGATCCGGCGGTGCCGGGCGACGAGGACCCGACGCGGGTGGTGATCGAGACCGATCCGCCGCAGGGCCTGGCGAAGGCCAACACCCAGGCCACGGCCGCCATCGGCGAGCGCTTCAGCTATCGCGTCACGGTGCCTGCCGTGCCGCATGCCACGGCGGTGTACGACGCGCGCATCATCGACGACCTGTCGGCCTCGGCCGCCGACCTGCGCTTCGTCGGCGTCAGCAAGGTCTCCGGCTCGGGGGCGTGGACGCCGGTGAACACCGGCACCGACACCGCCCTGGTGATCGAGGACCCGGTGAACGGGATCGACATCCCGGCCGGCGAGCAGGCGGTCATCGAGATCACCGTCGAGCTGCTGGACACCGCCGCCAACGTGGCCGGCCTCGCTTTCACCAATACCGCGTCCTACACCTACAACCTGCGCAACGACGATCCCGGCAGCGTCCGTCCCGGCGATCCCGGCACCACGGAGCCGATGACCATCGTCGAGCCGCAGCTCACGCTCGAGAAGAGCGGCCCGACACGCATGGTGCCGAACGGCGCGCCCGCCGATTTCACGCTCGACGTGCACAACACCGGCACCTCGCCGGCGTACCGCCTGACCCTCATCGACCGCTTGCCCGATACGGCCGGTGGCGGCATGTGCGACGTTGCGCCCGCCGCACTCACGCTGCAGCTGTTCCAGGCGGACGGGGTGACGCCGGTGGCGCCGGTGCTGGTGGCCGGGAGCGACTACACGGTCGATTTCGCCGGCACGCCCGCCTGCACCATGACCCTCACCATGTTGTCCGCCGCGGCTGCGATCGGTCCCGACCAGCGGTTGCTGGTGCGTTACCAGGCCGCGCTCGACGTGGGCACGCAGGAAAATATCGGTCTCACCAACGTGGCCGGCGCGACGCGGTGGTTCAGCAACGACGCCGCGGCGCCCGGGGCCGAGGTGCGCGAGTACCTCCGCCCGCTCACCAACGGCACCGTCGGCGTGCTCGACCACGAGGACGCCCACACCGTGGCCGTGTTCGCTCCCGTGCTGCGCTTCGACAAGACCGTCGCCAACGTCACCCGCGGCGACGATCCCGGCACGCTGGCCTCTCCCGGCGACACCCTGCGCTACCGGCTGGTCATCGAGAACCTGGGCGAGACCCCGGTCGAGGACTTCAGCATCATCGACCAGCTGGATCGGCTCAACGTCCCGCAAGCGTTCCAGCCCGGCAGCCTGAGGCTGGTCACGGTGCCGGCCGGCGCCGACACCGCCAGCACCGATCCCTCCGGCGGCGATGCCGGCACCGGCCTGCTCGACGTCCGCAACCTCAGCCTGGCCGGCCCGGGCGACAGCGTGACGATCGAGTTCGAGGTCGCGCTGGCGCCGGTGCTCGCCAACGGCCGTGCGGTCCTCAACCAGTCGCAGATGCTGGTCGACCAGACGGTGGTCTGGCAGAGCGACGACCCGAACGTCAACGGCCCCTCCGACCCCGGCGTGGACGGTGACGAAGATCCGACCCGGATCGTGATCGAGTCGGCGCCGGCCTTCGAGGTGCACAAGGTCTCGGCCTATCTTGACGGCGATCCCGCCATCCTGCTCGCCGGCGAGCGGCTGCGCTACACCGTCACCGTGCGCAACATCGGCAGCGATGACGCAGCCGATACGTTGCTGCGCGACGAGATCCCGGTAAACACGCGCTATGTGCCTGGCAGCACCACCCTCAACGGCGCGCCGGTCCCGGACGGTCCCGCCGCAAGCGCCCCGCTGAGCAACGGCATCCTCATCAACACCCCGGAGGACCCGACGCCGGGCCTGCTGCGCGCCGCGCCCGCGGAGACGCCCGGCAACACGGCGACGCTGACCTTCGACGTGACAGTCAACGAGGACGTGATCGACGGCACGGTGATTGCCAACCAGGCCTTCGTCAGCGCGCCGGCCGGCGGGATCAACGGGCAGCCTTCCGACGACCCGCGCACGCCGATCGTGGACGACCCGACGCGCGACGTGGTCGGCAATGCGCCGGCGCTGTGGGCCGAGAAGACGGTCGCCTTGCTGGTCGACGCGGGGACGCCGGGCATCGTCGACCCGGGCGACGTGCTGCGCTATACCATCACCGTCTACAACTTCGGCAACGTGCCCGCCACCGGCGCGGTGGTCCGTGATCCGATCCCGCCGGACACGACCTACCAGGCCGACACGCTGTATCTCAACGAGCTGCCCGTGGGCCAGCCGGACGGTGGCGTTTCGCCGCTGATCGCCGGCGTGGACGTCAGCTCGGAGGACCTCACGCCGCCGTTGCCCGATACGGGAAGCGGCACCCTCTCGCCCGGCGGTGCGGCGCAGATCCGGTTCGATGTCCGGGTCGACGACGCCGTGCTGTCGGGCACCATCATCCGCAACCAGGCCGTGGTTGCGACGCAGGAGCTCTCCGACCAGCTCACCGACGGCGACGGCAACCCGAGCAACGGCGCGCAGCCCACCGAGATCGTGGTCGGCGACGCGCAGCAGCTGGCGATCACCAAGCAGGTCGCCGTGGTCGGCGGCGGCCTGGCGCTGCCGGGAACGACGCTCGAGTACGTCGTGGAAGTGCGCAACATCGCCAGCGTGCCTGCCCAGGCCGTGGTGATCACCGACGATCTCGACCTGCCCGTGGCGGGGCAGCTCAGCCTGGTGGACGGCTCTGCCAGCATGAATGGTTCCGGCGCCGCGATCAGCGTCGCGGGGCCGGTGCTGGTGGCCGACTACTCCAGCGTGTACGGACCGCTGGCGCCCGGCGGCGTGGTCCAGCTGCGCTTCCGTGCGGTGCTGGACGAAGCCCTGGCCGTCGGCACCACCGTGACCAATACCGCGGTGGTGGAGTGGAACACGCCGGCGCAAAGCGCCAGCGCGAGCGTCTCCATAGATGTCGGCGGCGTCGCCGGCGTCGGCATCGTGAATGGCGTGGCCTGGCACGACGTCGATTTCAACCGCGTCCAGGGCGCGGGTGAGCCTGCGCTCGAAGGCTGGGTCGTCAATCTCTATCGCAACGACCAGCTGGTGCACACCACGCTGACCGATGCCGGCGGCGCTTATCGCATCAGCGGCATCGCGCCCAACGACGCCAACGGCGACCGCTATGAGCTGCGCTTCCGGGCGCCCGACGCGGGGTCACTGAGCGCCATGCTCGGCGACGGCGACTCGCCGTTCACCAACGGCCCGCAATCCATCGCCGACATCGCGGTCGCTTCGGGCAGCAACCTGCAGGACCTGAACCTGCCGATCACGCCCAACGGCGTCGTCTACAACGCCATGCTGCGAACCTCGGTGGCCGGCGCCGCGCTCACCATGCAGTACGCGGGCAGCGAAACGCCGCTGCCCGCCAGCTGCTTCGCCGACCCGGTGCAGCAGGGCCAGGTGACGCGCGGCGACGGATACTACAAGTTCGACCTGGACCTGTCCGATCCGGCCTGCGCCGGCACCGGCTACATCATTGCCGTCGCGGCGCCGGCGGACGGCTTCATTCCCGGCCAGTCCCGCATCATTCCACCGGCCAGCGACGGCGCGACGCCGGCCTTCTCGGTGCCGGCATGTCCGGGCACCGCCGCCGACGCGGTCCCGGCCACGGCGGCGCACTGCGAGGCGCAGGTCTCCGGCCTGGCCCCGCCGCCGTCCGTGCCCGGGCGCACCGCCGGCACCAGCTATTACCTGCACCTCGGCCTGGACGACAGCCAGCCGCCGGGCTCCAGCGAGATCTTCAATAACCACATCCCGCTCGATCCCGTGCTCGACGGTGCGGTGGCGATCAGCAAGACGACCCCGGTGCTCAACGTCAGCCGCGGCCAGCTGGTGCCTTACCTGATCACCGTCAACAACGTGTTCGGCGCGGAGCTGCTCGATATCTCCATCGTCGATCGCTTCCCGGCCGGCTTCCGCTACGTCGAGGGCTCGGCGCGCATCGACGGCATGCCGGCCGAGCCTGCCGTCGCGGGACGCGAGCTGACCTGGGACAACCTCGGCATCGACGAGGAAGGCACGCGCACGGTGGCGCTGCTGCTGGCAGTCGGCGCCGGCGTGGGCGAGGGCGAGTTCGTCAACCGCGCCCAGGCTGTCCATAGCCTGACCGGCGGCGCCCTGTCCGGCGAAGCCACGGCGACGGTGCGCGTGGTGCCCGACCCGACCTTCGACTGCACCGACGTCACCGGCAAGGTGTTCGACGACGCCAACCGCAACCAGGTCCAGGATGCGGGCGAGCGCGGCCTGCCCGGCATCCGCCTGGCGACCGCGCGCGGCCTGGTGGCGACGACGGACGAGCACGGCCGCTTCCACATCACTTGTGCGGTCACGCCGCGCGAAGGCCGCGGCAGTAATTTCATTCTCAAGCTGGACGATCGCACCCTGCCGAGCGGGTACCGGATGTCCACCGAGCAGGTGATGGTCGAGCGGGCGACGCGCGGCAAGGCACTGCGCTTCAACTTCGGTGCCTCCCTGCATCGCGTGGTGTCGCTGGATATCGCCGACGCCGTATTCCAGCCCGGCACGGCGCAGATGCGTCCACAGTGGCAGCCGCGCATCGAGCTGCTGGTGGCCGAGCTGAAGAAGGCGCCGGCCGTGCTGCGGCTCTCCTACCTTGCGGACCTGGAGGACCCCGGGCTGGTGGAGCGCCGGCTGGAGGCGGTGAAACAGCAGGTCACCGATGCGTGGGAGACGCTGGACTGCTGTTATGAGCTGAGCATCGAGCAGGAAATCTTCTGGCGTCGCGGCGCGCCGGCCGACAAGGTCGCCCTGCCGGGGAGGGACGCGCCGTGA